The Labeo rohita strain BAU-BD-2019 unplaced genomic scaffold, IGBB_LRoh.1.0 scaffold_559, whole genome shotgun sequence genome contains a region encoding:
- the panx1a gene encoding pannexin-1a, giving the protein MAIAHAATEYVFTDFVLKEPASENRYKGIRLETALDKMVTCVAVGLPLLLISLAFAQEVSVGTQISCFSPTKFSWRQAAYVDSYCWAAVQTQDTGGLPLWLHKFFPYVLLLVAISVYMPTLYWRFTGAPVLSSDLSFLMEELDRSYNRAIKLSKCMKVDSESAHMGSHSSVRDITENFKYPWLEKYLMTKRFSRGLLIRYLICRIITSLALMLACIYLCYYIRLSVTDEFQCDIRTGAIINDSSVPPAMQCKLVAVGIFQLLSYINLSAYLLLLPLCFYAMLVPFRRTMEFLKPYEMLPTIGVMQFGRVAWDDQALYLLFLEENLSELKSYKCLKVLELLGKEEGEHFDIIQLLQTLGQVKTDMVDGRLLRKDRKISSTNNGDTEMKEISPLLQDGGLKNHEDKFVRQRVV; this is encoded by the exons ATGGCTATAGCGCACGCCGCCACAGAGTATGTGTTCACGGATTTCGTGCTGAAGGAGCCCGCATCAGAAAACAGGTACAAAGGCATCCGGTTAGAGACGGCGCTGGATAAGATGGTCACCTGTGTGGCGGTGGGTCTGCCGCTGCTGCTCATCTCTCTCGCCTTCGCTCAGGAAGTGTCTGTCG GTACGCAGATTAGTTGTTTCTCCCCTACAAAGTTCTCATGGCGTCAGGCTGCTTATGTGGATTCGTACTGCTGGGCGGCAGTGCAAACACAGGACACAGGAGGCCTGCCACTATGGCTGCATAAG TTCTTCCCATATGTCTTGTTGCTGGTGGCAATATCAGTTTACATGCCAACGTTGTATTGGCGGTTCACGGGAGCTCCTGTACTTTCTTCTGATCTGTCCTTTTTAATGGAAGAACTGGACCGTTCCTATAACAGAGCCATCAAACTGTCTAAATGCATGAAAGTGGATTCAGAGTCAGCCCACATGGGCTCACACAG CTCTGTGAGAGATATCACCGAAAACTTTAAATATCCTTGGCTGGAAAAGTACCTGATGACCAAACGCTTTTCTCGAGGATTACTGATCCGATACCTCATCTGCCGCATCATCACTTCCTTGGCCCTCATGTTAGCCTGCATCTACCTTTGCTATTACATCCGCCTCTCTGTCACAGATGAATTTCAATGTGATATCCGAACCGGCGCTATTATCAACGACTCCTCAGTACCTCCGGCCATGCAGTGCAAGCTAGTTGCAGTGGGCATCTTTCAGCTCCTGAGCTACATCAATCTTTCTGCGTATTTGCTGCTGCTGCCATTGTGCTTTTACGCCATGTTGGTTCCGTTCAGAAGGACTATGGAGTTCTTGAAACCTTACGAGATGTTACCCACTATAGGGGTAATGCAGTTTGGGCGTGTGGCCTGGGATGATCAAGCACTATATCTGCTGTTTCTGGAGGAGAACCTCAGTGAGCTGAAGAGTTATAAGTGCCTAAAG GTGTTGGAGTTGTTAGGAAAAGAGGAAGGTGAGCATTTTGACATCATACAGTTGTTGCAGACACTTGGACAGGTTAAAACAGATATGGTGGATGGCAGATTGCTGAGGAAGGACCGAAAAATCTCCAGCACCAACAATGGTGACACTGAAATGAAAG
- the LOC127161141 gene encoding uncharacterized protein LOC127161141, translating into MDLTFALRRKEMVVSAPAITDVLDRWPALFRETQIYMEFNRIAGTGCPRGCKRAKKGVAGQLLMDLLKQTKLSEPTEVRTLVLQGLPLVFGDDSPAFFKTCLMSDDRSSNLDVPVGIVIVEDGTTLQPLNSLHLPLSSFGIVIEGKVVMDNLRDLPESMCLLFGLIYALHLNYPKSLKYTFEFIQRILLSMGQKDLQPTRYNPWLTSCSIKMDKQDQHMHFHKKRKEKNPLKIQHGGGLFLFCAFLVS; encoded by the exons ATGGACTTGACGTTTGCATTAAGGCGCAAAGAGATGGTTGTGTCAGCGCCTGCAATCACTGATGTACTTGACCGCTGGCCAGCTCTGTTCCGTGAGACACAG atctACATGGAGTTTAACAGGATTGCTGGTACAGGGTGTCCGCGGGGTTGTAAAAG AGCCAAAAAGGGAGTTGCTGGTCAGCTCTTGATGGACCTTCTGAAGCAAACAAAG TTGTCAGAGCCAACTGAGGTCCGAACTCTTGTGCTCCAAGGACTACCTCTTGTGTTTGGAGATGACTCCCCTGCTTTCTTCAAGACATGTTTG ATGTCCGATGATCGCAGCTCGAATCTTGACGTTCCAGTGGGGATTGTAATAGTTGAAGATGGGACTACTCTTCAGCCTCTCAACTCTCTGCATTTGCCTCTCTCCTCATTTGGGATAGTAATTGAGGGAAAAGTGGTGATGGACAATCTACGTGACCTTCCTGAATCAATGTGCCTTCTGTTTGGACTAATTTATGCGTTACACTTAAATTACCCAAAGTCACTGAAGTACACATTTGAATTTATTCAACGCATTCTCCTTTCCATGGGGCAGAAAGACCTGCAGCCTACAAGATACAATCCTTGGCTAACCAGCTGTTCCATTAAAATGGATAAACAAGATCAGCACatgcattttcataaaaaaagaaaagaaaaaaacccaCTTAAGATACAGCATGGGGGGGGTCTCtttctgttttgtgcttttcttGTCAgctga